The Bombus vancouverensis nearcticus chromosome 9, iyBomVanc1_principal, whole genome shotgun sequence genome includes a window with the following:
- the Mhc gene encoding myosin heavy chain isoform X27, producing MPKPKPQEGEDPDPTPYLFVSLEQKRIDQTKPYDAKKACWVPDEKEGYVLGEIKATKGDIVSVTLPGGESKDFKKDQLQQVNPPKYEKAEDMSNLTYLNDASVLHNLKQRYYAKLIYTYSGLFCVAINPYKRFPVYTHRCAKLYRGKRRNEVPPHIFAISDGAYVNMLTNSENQSMLITGESGAGKTENTKKVIAYFATVGASTKKADDTSQKKGSLEDQVVQTNPVLEAFGNAKTVRNDNSSRFGKFIRIHFGPTGKLAGADIETYLLEKARVISQQALERSYHIFYQMMSGSVPGLKDMCLLSDNIYDYVNVSQGKITIPNVDDGEECTLTDQAFDVLGFTQEEKNDIYKITAAVMHMGGMKFKQRGREEQAEADGTEEGERVAKLLGCDCADLYKNLLKPRIKVGNEFVTQGRNKDQVAYSVGAMSKAMFDRLFKWLVKKCNETLDTQQKRQHFIGVLDIAGFEIFDYNGFEQLCINFTNEKLQQFFNHHMFVLEQEEYKKEGIVWQFIDFGMDLAACIELIEKPMGILSILEEESMFPKATDKTFEEKLNNNHLGKSPNFLKPKPPKPGQQAAHFAIGHYAGNVPYNITGWLEKNKDPLNDTVVDQFKKSSNKLLIEIFADHPGQSGDAGGGGGAKGGRGKKGGGFSTVSSSYREQLNNLMTTLRATQPHFVRCIIPNEMKQPGVIDSHLVMHQLTCNGVLEGIRICRKGFPNRMVYPDFKLRYMILAPAAMASESDPKKAAQKCFDEIGLDPENYRIGHTKVFFRAGVLGQMEELRDERLSKIVSWMQAYIRGYLSRKDYKKLQDQRLALVVVQRNLRKYLQIRTWPWWKLWQKVKPLLNVTRIEDELAALEEKARKAQEAFEKEEKLRKELEEQNTKLVSERNALQRQLDGEKGSLSEYMEKSLKLAAQKADIESQLQDLNDRFKEEEDARNNLFQNKKKLEQEVAGLKKDIEDLELNLQKSEQDKATKDHQIRNLNDEIAHQDELINKLNKEKKNQGEVNQKTAEELQAAEDKVNHLNKVKVKLEHTLDELEDSLEREKKSRADVEKAKRKVEGDLKLTQEAVADLERNKKELEQTIQRKDKELSSLTAKLEDEQSLVGKLQKQIKELQARIEELEEEIEAERGSRVKAEKQRSDLARELEELGERLEEAGGATSAQIELNKKREAELSKLRRDLEEANIQHEATLASLRKKHNDAVAEMGEQIDTLNKLKARAEKGRHDIHAELNNSRAATDQVSREKAAQEKIVKQLQHQLNETQGKLEEVNRTLNDFDAAKKKLSIENSDLLRQLEEAESQVSQLSKIKISLTTQLEDTKRLADEESRERATLLGKFRNLEHDLDNIREQVEEEAEGKADLQRQLSKANAEAQLWRTKYESEGVARAEELEEAKRKLQARLAEAEETIESLNQKVIALEKTKQRLSTEVEDLQIEVDRATAIANAAEKKQKAFDKIIGEWKLKVDDLAAELDASQKECRNYSTELFRLRGAYEEGQEQLEAVRRENKNLADEVKDLLDQIGEGGRNIHEIEKARKRLEAEKDELQAALEEAEAALEQEENKVLRSQLELSQVRQEIDRRIQEKEEEFENTRKNHQRALDSMQASLEAEAKGKAEALRMKKKLEADINELEIALDHANKANAEAQKNIKRYQQQLKDVQTALEEEQRARDEARELLGISERRANALQNELEESRTLLEQADRGRRQAEQELADCHEQLNELGAQNASISAAKRKLEAELQTLHSDLDELLNEAKNSEEKAKKAMVDAARLADELRAEQDHAQTQEKLRKALETQIKELQVRLDEAEANALKGGKKAIQKLEQRVRELENELDGEQRRHADAQKNLRKSERRIKELSFQADEDRKNHERMQDLVDKLQQKIKTYKRQIEEAEEIAALNLAKFRKAQQELEEAEERADLAEQAITKFRTKGRGGSAARGLSPAPHRPAFKPQLDGSAFPPRFDLQPDGEL from the exons AGCAAGGACTTCAAAAAGGACCAGCTGCAGCAAGTAAATCCACCGAAATATGAAAAAGCCGAGGATATGTCGAATTTAACTTACCTCAACGATGCTTCGGTCCTCCACAATTTGAAACAACGTTATTACGCCAAACTCATCTAC ACGTACTCTGGCCTCTTCTGTGTAGCTATCAATCCCTACAAAAGATTTCCCGTATATACTCATAGATGCGCCAAACTTTATCGAGGCAAAAGACGTAACGAAGTGCCACCGCACATTTTTGCCATTTCTGATGGAGCCTATGTCAATATGCTTACCA ACAGTGAAAATCAATCCATGTTGATTACCGGCGAATCTGGTGCCGGAAAAACTGAGAATACGAAGAAAGTAATCGCGTATTTCGCCACTGTCGGTGCCTCGACTAAGAAAGCCGACGACACTTCCCAGAAGAAAGGTTCCCTGGAAGATCAGGTGGTGCAAACCAATCCTGTCTTGGAAGCGTTCGGTAATGCTAAAACCGTCCGTAATGACAACTCCTCGCGTTTC GGTAAATTCATCCGTATTCACTTTGGCCCCACTGGAAAATTGGCTGGTGCCGATATCGAGACCT ATCTATTGGAGAAAGCTCGTGTCATCTCTCAACAGGCTCTTGAACGTTCTTATCACATCTTCTACCAAATGATGTCAGGCTCGGTCCCCGGTTTGAAGG ACATGTGTCTTTTATCCGACAACATATACGACTATGTCAACGTGTCTCAAGGAAAAATCACAATCCCCAACGTCGACGACGGTGAAGAATGTACTTTGACGGAC CAAGCTTTCGATGTATTGGGCTTCACTCAAGAAGAAAAGAACGACATTTACAAGATCACCGCTGCCGTCATGCACATGGGTGGTATGAAGTTCAAGCAAAGAGGTCGCGAAGAACAAGCCGAAGCCGACGGAACCGAG GAAGGTGAACGTGTCGCCAAACTGCTTGGTTGCGACTGTGCCGATCTTTACAAGAACTTGTTGAAACCAAGGATCAAGGTCGGTAACGAGTTCGTAACACAAGGTCGTAACAAGGATCAAGTAGCATATTCGGTGGGTGCCATGTCGAAGGCCATGTTCGACAGGCTGTTTAAGTGGTTGGTCAAAAAATGTAACGAAACCCTGGACACGCAACAAAAGAGGCAACATTTCATCGGTGTACTGGATATCGCCGGTTTTGAAATCTTCGAC TATAATGGTTTCGAGCAACTGTGTATCAACTTCACCAATGAGAAACTGCAACAATTCTTCAATCATCACATGTTTGTCCTTGAGCAAGAGGAGTATAAGAAAGAGGGTATCGTCTGGCAATTCATTGACTTCGGAATGGACTTGGCTGCCTGTATCGAGCTGATCGAGAAG CCTATGGGTATCCTCTCCATTCTTGAAGAAGAATCTATGTTCCCGAAAGCCACTGACAAGACCTTCGAGGAGAAATTGAACAACAATCACCTTGGCAAGAGTCCTAACTTCTTGAAGCCTAAACCGCCAAAACCAGGCCAGCAAGCAGCTCACTTTGCTATCGGCCATTATGCCGGAAAT GTACCATACAACATCACGGGTTGGCTGGAAAAGAACAAGGACCCGTTGAACGACACTGTTGTGGATCAGTTCAAGAAATCCAGTAATAAACTGCTGATCGAGATCTTCGCTGACCATCCTGGACAGTCTGGTGATGccggtggcggcggcggtgcGAAAGGTGGACGTGGTAAGAAGGGCGGTGGTTTCTCGACGGTATCATCGTCCTATAGGGAACAATTGAACAACCTGATGACTACTCTGAGAGCTACCCAACCACACTTCGTCCGTTGTATCATCCCCAACGAAATGAAGCAGCCTGGTGTCATAGATTCTCATCTCGTCATGCATCAGTTGACTTGTAACGGTGTACTTGAAGGCATCCGTATTTGTCGTAAAGGATTCCCCAACAGAATGGTCTATCCTGACTTCAAGCTACG TTACATGATCTTAGCGCCGGCCGCGATGGCCTCTGAGTCGGATCCAAAGAAAGCCGCTCAGAAATGTTTCGATGAAATTGGCCTTGATCCGGAAAACTACAGGATTGGTCATACTAAG gTGTTCTTCCGTGCCGGAGTCCTGGGTCAGATGGAAGAACTTCGTGACGAGCGACTTAGCAAAATCGTATCTTGGATGCAAGCCTACATCAGAGGTTACTTGTCCAGAAAAGACTACAAGAAACTGCAAGATCAACGTTTGGCTTTGGTCGTCGTACAAAGGAACTTGAGGAAATACTTGCAAATTCGTACTTGGCCATGGTGGAAATTGTGGCAGAAAGTTAAGCCCCTTCTCAACGTTACTCGTATCGAGGACGAGCTTGCC GCGCTCGAGGAGAAAGCGAGAAAAGCTCAGGAAGCCTtcgaaaaggaagagaaactGCGCAAGGAACTCGAAGAGCAGAACACGAAACTTGTCTCCGAAAGGAATGCCTTGCAACGACAACTGGATGGTGAAAAAGGTTCCCTCTCGGAATATATGGAGAAATCTCTGAAATTGGCCGCTCAGAAAGCCGATATCGAGTCACAACTTCAG GATCTGAATGACAGattcaaagaagaagaagatgccAGGAACAATCTCTTCCAAAATAAGAAGAAACTCGAACAAGAAGTGGCAGGTCTAAAGAAAGACATTGAGGACCTCGAGCTTAACCTACAGAAATCAGAGCAAGATAAGGCGACGAAGGACCACCAGATCCGCAATTTGAACGACGAGATCGCTCATCAAGACGAACTGATCAATAAATTgaacaaagagaaaaagaatcaaGGTGAAGTTAATCAGAAAACTGCCGAAGAGCTTCAAGCTGCCGAAGATAAAGTCAATCACTTGAACAAAGTCAAAGTCAAACTCGAGCACACTCTTGACGAACTCGAAGATTCCCTCGAACGTGAAAAGAAATCACG AGCCGACGTAGAGAAAGCTAAACGAAAGGTGGAAGGCGACTTGAAACTTACACAGGAAGCTGTTGCTGACCTCGAGAGAAATAAGAAGGAACTCGAACAAACCATTCAACGTAAGGACAAGGAATTATCGTCTTTGACCGCTAAACTTGAAGACGAACAGTCGTTAGTAGGCAaattacagaaacaaattaagGAATTACAAGCCCGTATCGAAGAACTGGAAGAAGAG ATCGAAGCTGAGCGTGGTTCTCGCGTGAAAGCTGAGAAACAGCGCAGTGACTTGGCACGAGAACTCGAGGAACTTGGTGAACGTCTCGAGGAAGCTGGCGGTGCCACCTCTGCCCAAATTGAACTCAACAAGAAGAGAGAAGCCGAACTTAGCAAGCTGCGCAGAGACCTCGAGGAAGCCAACATTCAACACGAAGCCACTCTTGCGAGTTTACGCAAAAAGCACAACGATGCCGTTGCCGAAATGGGAGAACAAATTGATACGCTTAACAAACTCAAGGCCAG AGCTGAAAAGGGTCGTCATGATATCCATGCCGAGCTGAACAATTCCCGTGCCGCGACGGATCAGGTTTCAAGGGAAAAG GCTGCCCAAGAAAAGATCGTGAAACAATTGCAACACCAATTAAACGAAACCCAAGGAAAACTGGAGGAAGTGAACCGTACTCTGAATGACTTCGATGCTGCGAAGAAGAAACTGTCGATCGAAAACAGTGATCTGCTACGACAATTAGAGGAAGCCGAATCGCAAGTTAGTCAGCTTTCGAAGATCAAGATTTCGCTGACAACGCAGCTCGAAGACACGAAACGATTGGCTGATGAAGAATCGAGAGAACGCGCTACTCTCCTTGGCAAGTTCCGTAACTTGGAACACGATTTGGATAACATTCGTGAACAAGTGGAAGAGGAAGCCGAAGGTAAAGCGGATCTTCAGAGGCAACTTAGCAAGGCAAACGCCGAGGCACAATTATGGCGCACGAAATACGAATCTGAGGGCGTTGCGAGAGCGGAAGAACTCGAGGAAGCTAAGAGGAAGCTGCAGGCACGGTTGGCCGAAGCGGAGGAAACCATCGAATCCCTCAACCAAAAGGTTATCGCTCTCGAGAAGACGAAACAGAGATTGTCGACGGAGGTAGAGGACTTACAGATCGAAGTGGATCGCGCGACCGCGATCGCCAACGCCGCCGAAAAGAAACAGAAGGCCTTTGATAAGATTATCGGCGAATGGAAACTCAAAGTGGACGATCTCGCCGCCGAACTCGATGCCAGTCAGAAGGAATGCCGCAATTACAGCACGGAATTGTTCAGGCTCAGAG GTGCGTACGAAGAAGGTCAAGAACAGTTGGAAGCAGTACGTCGCGAGAACAAGAATCTAGCCGACGAAGTAAAAGACCTCTTGGATCAAATTGGCGAAGGTGGACGCAATATTCACGAGATCGAAAAAGCCAGGAAGCGCCTGGAGGCTGAAAAGGATGAACTTCAAGCTGCTCTAGAAGAAGCAGAGGCCGCTTTGGAACAAGAAGAGAACAAAGTATTGCGCAGTCAACTTGAACTGAGTCAAGTCAGACAAGAAATCGACCGACGTATCCAGGAGAAGGAAGAGGAATTCGAAAATACCAGAAAGAATCACCAACGTGCTCTCGATTCTATGCAGGCATCGCTCGAAGCTGAAGCTAAG GGCAAGGCCGAGGCTTTGCGCATGAAGAAAAAACTGGAAGCAGATATAAACGAATTGGAGATCGCCCTGGATCATGCGAACAAAGCGAATGCCGAAGCTCAAAAGAACATCAAGAGATACCAACAGCAGCTGAAGGATGTCCAGACCGCGCTCGAAGAAGAACAACGAGCTCGCGACGAAGCGAGAGAACTTCTTGGAATTTCGGAACGCCGGGCGAACGCGCTTCAGAACGAACTCGAAGAAAGCCGTACTCTTCTCGAACAAGCGGACCGCGGACGTCGCCAGGCTGAACAAGAATTGGCCGACTGCCACGAGCAACTCAACGAACTAGGTGCTCAGAACGCTTCCATCTCTGCTGCCAAGAGAAAACTCGAGGCTGAGCTGCAAACCCTTCAC tCTGACTTGGACGAATTGTTGAACGAAGCAAAGAACTCTGAGGAGAAAGCAAAGAAAGCCATGGTTGATGCCGCTAGATTAGCCGACGAACTTCGAGCCGAACAAGATCATGCTCAAACGCAAGAGAAGCTTCGCAAAGCACTCGAAACTCAGATCAAGGAACTCCAGGTGCGTCTCGACGAAGCTGAAGCGAATGCCCTGAAAGGTGGTAAGAAGGCAATTCAAAAACTCGAACAACGTGTTCGTGAATTGGAGAACGAACTCGATGGAGAACAGAGGAGACACGCTGACGCTCAGAAGAATCTTCGCAAGTCCGAACGTCGCATCAAGGAACTCAGCTTCCAG GCTGATGAGGACCGCAAGAACCATGAGCGCATGCAAGACCTTGTCGATAAGCTTCAACAGAAGATCAAGACCTACAAGAGGCAGATCGAGGAAGCTGAAGAAATCGCTGCTTTGAATCTCGCGAAATTCCGCAAAGCGCAACAAGAGCTCGAGGAGGCAGAGGAAAGGGCGGACCTGGCTGAACAGGCAATTACCAAGTTCCGTACTAAAGGACGCGGAGGAAGTGCTGCGCGCGGATTGAGCCCAGCG CCACACCGACCTGCGTTCAAACCCCAATTGGATGGTTCCGCATTCCCGCCACGCTTCGACCTGCAGCCCGATGGTGAACTGTAA